Genomic window (Streptomyces sp. RerS4):
GACCAGCTTGTTGCTGAGCTCGGCCAGACTCTCGTTGGCCGCGGCCGCGAGCAGCGTCATCCGCGCTCTCCTTCTCGGTTCGCCGGGACTTCTTCATCGGGTACGTCGGATTCGTCAGGTGCGTCGGGGTTCGTGGATGCGGCGGGCGGCGACGGCGCCCGCTCGTACAGGGCGCCGGACAGCACCGACAGCTCCTCGGGCAGCTTCGCGGACTCGCTGCGGCCCAGGCCGGCCATCTCGACGACCGTCACGCCGTCCTCGCCGCGCACCGCGCGGACCCAGACGCGGCGGCGCTGGATGAACAGGGAGGCGGCCAGGCCGCCGATGGCGACGATGGCACCGGCCAGCGCCAGGCCGTTGCCGGGCTGCTGGGTGATCGAGAACGTCGCCCAGCGCTCGATGCCCTCGAACTTGACGGTGCCCTCACCGCCGGGCAGCTCCATCGTCTCGCCGGGCAGCATGCGCTTCTTGAACAGCTGCCCGTCGGCGTCCTTGAACTCCTGCAGCTTGGAGGTGTTCAGCCGGTACACGTTCTGCGGCAGGCCGGAGTCGACGCCGAGGCTGCCGTGGTAGGCGCTGAGCGCGAGGACGGGGAAGTCCAGGGCCGGGAACTGCGAGAGCATCGTGCCCTGGCCCGCGCCCGCGAACGTCGGCACGAACATGGCGTTGAAGCCGAGCTGTTCCTTGTCGCCGTTCTTGTTGCGGTAGCCGTCGGTGACCTTGACGGCGCCGGAGGAGCTGAGGTTGGCGTCGAAGGGCAGCATCGGCACGGCGTCCTTGTAGATCACCTTGCCGGTGGGGTCGGTCACCGAGATGATCGGCGCGTAGCCGTGGCCCAGCAGGTAGACCTTGGAGCCGTCGATCTCCAGCGGCTTGTTGACCTCGATCTCGGCCTTCCGCGGCTCCCCGTGCGCGCCCTCGCTGTAGGTGACGTACGCCTTGAAGTCGCGCGGGGTGCCCTTCTGCGGGCCGCTCTTCTCGAAGGTCGCGTCGAACCGGTCGAGGGTGAAGGAGAACGGCGGCAGGTCGTCGGAGGAGAAGAGGCTGCCGGACTTGAAGTCGTCGTACTGGGTCAGCGTGTTGGCGAAGCCCTTGCCGCGCAGGACGAGCTTGCCGCCCTCGGACTTGAAGAGCTGCCCGCACGCGAACGCCACCAGCATCACGATCAGGGCGATGTGGAAGGCCAGGTTCCCGGCCTCGCGCAGGTAGCCCTTCTCGGCGGCGACGGCGTTCCCGCGCGTCTGCGTCCGGAAGCGGCGCCCGCCGAGCACGGCCTTCGCCGAGGCGAGGACCTCCTCGGGATCCTTCTCCGTACGCCACGTCGCGTACGCCGGCAGCCGGTCGAGGCGGCGGGGGGCGCCCGGCGGGCGGCCCGTGAGCTGCCCGACGAACTGCCAGGTGCGCGGGACGATGCAGCCGATGAGCGACACGAACAGCAGGATGTAGATCGCGGAGAACCACACCGAGCTGTAGACGTCGAAGAGCTGGAGCTTCTCGGCGGCCGGCACCCAGAACTCGTGCTGCTTCTTCCAGTCCGACACCTTCAGCGCGTCGACCTGCGTCTGCGGGATGAGGGAGCCGGGGATGGAGCCGAGGGAGAGCAGGAACAGCAGGATCAGCGCCACCCGCATGGAGGTGAGCTGCCGCCAGAACCAGCGGGCCCAGCCGATCACGCCGATGCCGACGGGCGCGGCGGGGCCGTCCTCGACGGGGGCCGTGGAGAGCTGCGCGCCGGCCGCGGCGTCGGCGTCCGCCTCGGCGGTGGAGGTGTGCGGCGCCTCGGGGGACGCCTTGTCGGTCGTACTCATGTCCGTGTAGTCCTCAGATCCCCACCGTGAAGCCGTTGGTCCAGCCCTGCATCTCGCCCACGATGCTGTCCCACGTTCCTGTGACGAGCAGCAGACCGGTCACGATCAGCATGCCGCCGCCGATGCGCATCACCCACGC
Coding sequences:
- a CDS encoding cytochrome c biogenesis protein ResB produces the protein MSTTDKASPEAPHTSTAEADADAAAGAQLSTAPVEDGPAAPVGIGVIGWARWFWRQLTSMRVALILLFLLSLGSIPGSLIPQTQVDALKVSDWKKQHEFWVPAAEKLQLFDVYSSVWFSAIYILLFVSLIGCIVPRTWQFVGQLTGRPPGAPRRLDRLPAYATWRTEKDPEEVLASAKAVLGGRRFRTQTRGNAVAAEKGYLREAGNLAFHIALIVMLVAFACGQLFKSEGGKLVLRGKGFANTLTQYDDFKSGSLFSSDDLPPFSFTLDRFDATFEKSGPQKGTPRDFKAYVTYSEGAHGEPRKAEIEVNKPLEIDGSKVYLLGHGYAPIISVTDPTGKVIYKDAVPMLPFDANLSSSGAVKVTDGYRNKNGDKEQLGFNAMFVPTFAGAGQGTMLSQFPALDFPVLALSAYHGSLGVDSGLPQNVYRLNTSKLQEFKDADGQLFKKRMLPGETMELPGGEGTVKFEGIERWATFSITQQPGNGLALAGAIVAIGGLAASLFIQRRRVWVRAVRGEDGVTVVEMAGLGRSESAKLPEELSVLSGALYERAPSPPAASTNPDAPDESDVPDEEVPANREGERG